TTTACAAGGACTTTTATCATGTAAATAGTGATATTCTGCTTAAATCGATACTACAATTATGTCATTCAGAAAAAGGTAGTGGGATATTATATTTGCCTGACCAATATATTGTTAATAGAAGATATGAAGAAGCCCTTTTTTTAAAGGGTGATCACATATTATCCGACAATAATTTGGATGAAAGACAACTGCTATTTAATGAGTGGAATGAACTAAAGAATGGGGTTCGGGTATACATAGGTGATGTCTCTCATGAGACCAAGCAGAATGAGTTAGGAAAATCTATGCAATACTATCTTAGTTCAAAAAACTTTTTTGCTCCGTTTAAAATAAGACCAAGAAAAAGTGGCGATCGTATTGCTCTTAAAGGAATGGCGGAATCAAAAAGATTATCCCGCCTTTTTATTGACGAAAAAATTCCGCTATCAGAACGTGATTCTTGGCCAATCCTTGTAGATGCGAATGAAGAAGTCATTTCCGTATTAGGAATTAGAACAAGCAAAAATCTTTCAAAAAATAAACGTCCCCAAGATGATATTAAAATTATTATCGAGTACAATAATGTATAGGAAAAGACAACTCATCAAAGTGGGGTTTGCTTGCTCTGGCAAACTAACAAGTAGATGCATTGGACATGTAAATAGTATATTATGTACTTACATTTCGAACAAAAATTGAATGGATATAACAGGAGGAGCATTAATGATTCAACAAGACATAGAAAAAGTGATGATTACAGAGGAACAAATTCAAGAAAGAATTGTTGAAATTGGTGCGCAATTAACAGAAGAATACAAAGACCGTTTTCCACTAGCAATCGGTGTATTAAAAGGTGCAGTACCATTTATGGCAGATTTAATGAAACGATACGATTCATATATCGAAGTGGATTTTATGGACGTTTCAAGTTACGGAAATGCTACGGTTTCTTCAGGTGAAGTGAAAATTTTAAAGGATTTAAATACAAGTGTTGAAGGCAGAGATGTCATTATTATTGAAGATATTATTGATAGTGGGTTAACATTAAGTTATTTAGTAGACTTATTTAAGTACCGTAAAGCAAAATCGATTAAAATCGTGACGCTTTTAGATAAACCATCTGGTCGTAAAGTCGATTTAAAGGCAGATATCGTCGGCTTCAAAGTTCCTGATGGATTTGTAGTAGGATACGGATTAGATTACGCAGAAAAATATCGTAACTTGCCATATATTGGTATTTTAAAACGAGAAGTATATTCATTCTAGTCTTTTTTTGTAAATATTTTGACAAAAAAGACAAATGTATTCTTTTGCCGGTGCTTTTCGTTGTATGATGAAATAATCGTATGTTAAGATTTTACTTATAGTTTTTCTGTTATGTTGTGAGGAGGCTGGGGATGAATCGAATATTTCGATACACCATATTTTATTTATTAATTTTTCTCGTGATAATTGGTATTTTTGGTACTTTTAATGGGGGCAGAGCTCCATCTGAACAGTTAACTTATCATGAGTTTTTAAATGCATTAGAAACAGGTAAAATTACTGAGGCAACGATACAGCCTGCTTCTGGGGTGTTGGTTGTTGAAGGGAAATTACAAGGTTACAAAGAGGACGAAACATTCGTCGTGAACCTTTTGGATAACAACCAGGATTTGTTAACTAAAATTAATGAAGCTAGTGAAAATAATCCCAAAATAGTAATCCTAAAACAGCCAGAAACAGGTGGCTGGGTTCAGTTCTTTACGGGAATTATTCCGTTCATTATTATTATCATTTTATTCTTCTTCCTGTTGAGCCAATCTCAGGGCGGCGGTAATAAAGTGATGAACTTCGGTAAAAGTAAAGCGAAGTTGTATGATTCTGAAAAGAAAAAGGTTCGCTTTAATGATGTAGCAGGTGCTGATGAAGAAAAAGCAGAGCTTGTAGAAGTTGTTGATTTCTTGAAGGATCACCGTAAATTTAC
Above is a genomic segment from Lysinibacillus sp. PLM2 containing:
- the hprT gene encoding hypoxanthine-guanine phosphoribosyltransferase — protein: MIQQDIEKVMITEEQIQERIVEIGAQLTEEYKDRFPLAIGVLKGAVPFMADLMKRYDSYIEVDFMDVSSYGNATVSSGEVKILKDLNTSVEGRDVIIIEDIIDSGLTLSYLVDLFKYRKAKSIKIVTLLDKPSGRKVDLKADIVGFKVPDGFVVGYGLDYAEKYRNLPYIGILKREVYSF